One window of the Clostridia bacterium genome contains the following:
- a CDS encoding DUF192 domain-containing protein: MATQGGIIRVYNFTRGSYLGEQVEVADTSLKRMIGLLGRRSLEPGSGLLIFPSQAIHTVGMSFPIDVVFLDRSNHVISLRENVRPFRLTSVVWRAVGVVELPSGTIRETRTAVGDQLNLEF; encoded by the coding sequence TTGGCCACACAGGGCGGAATCATCCGCGTCTACAACTTCACACGGGGCAGCTACCTCGGCGAGCAGGTCGAGGTAGCTGACACCAGTCTCAAGCGCATGATTGGGTTGCTGGGGAGACGCTCCCTCGAACCCGGTTCTGGACTGTTGATCTTTCCTTCACAAGCCATCCACACCGTTGGGATGTCGTTTCCCATCGATGTCGTCTTCCTTGATCGAAGCAATCATGTGATCTCGTTGCGGGAAAACGTTCGACCGTTCCGCCTTACCTCGGTTGTGTGGAGGGCCGTAGGGGTCGTAGAGTTGCCGTCCGGCACGATTCGGGAAACGCGCACAGCGGTTGGCGACCAACTCAATCTTGAGTTTTAG